TGTGTCACATAACCccagatgtacagccagcacaTGAGTATTATCAACATGCAGGAAgtcattaaagtaaaataaatgggaGGCAGACTGACCTGGTTTTACAGGTGACCTTGCTGTTGGACTTGGCCACTGGCTTTCTGAGGGCAACGAGGAGGTCGAGGTAGGCCTGGCACTTCCTGTAGAAGTCAGCATCCGCTGCAGCCAGGTTGAGGTGGGTCTTCAAATACTGAACAAACCTTATcatgtttttaatgtagttCAGTATGGTGGCTGGGCCCATTTCAGCGTGACGGAGTTGGGTGAGGTAGTCCTTGGTCTCAGTGGACTTTAGCAGGAAGTCCAAGCTGACTTCATCCCCACTTGGCTGGATGTATCTCAGCATCCTGGAGACGTTGTCTACCTgtgatgaaagaaaaagagaagtgTGAGATGACGATGCAGCGAGAAGAAAAGCCACACACCAGCCAGCCGCACAAAGACACCCCGAAAAAAAAGCTGTGTTTTATCTAAATTTGTTATGGAACTTAATACGCAGAGAGCTGCTCTACATGTGCTGTGCTACTATATTTTAAAACGTTTCTCGGTTACAAAGAGCAACATGGAACAGACTGAAAAGAGACACATGGGATATATCTTACCTCCTGCTGGCAGTTTGGGACCTGCAGGGTATTGATCAGGTAGCCCTTGAAATCCGTCAGCATGGCCTCTTCTGTAGGGAACTTTTCATACAGCCCCATCTTCATCATGTTGACACGGACACCTTTGCTCTGCTCTGCTTGATCTCTgaaaaaaatagagaaagacGAAAATGAGCTCAAATCAATCTTGCAGTTTGTTCACAGTTTCTgaactgatgtgtgtgtgtgtgtgtgtgtgtgaggtttaGAACTTACTTTTGCCATGTTCGGTCACTTGGATCGGTAGAGCTGCCTTCAGAGCTGCTATCTTCCGCCACCGAGACGCCACCGGCCGCTTCAGAGCTGCCACCGGCTGCTCCAGAAAGGCCACTGGCTGTGGGAACGGCAGCTGTGCTGGTGGACGGCTCTTCGGAGTCCAGGTCTGCCGTGTTCGGAGCATTGGCCACAAAAAACGTTCTTTGGCGCAGCTCTTCCAGAAGAGCCAGCCTAGATGGTCTGTGGGGGTACCGCTTGCACATCTCCTTATAGTCCCAGTTTCTGGCCTCCCGTGTCCACTCCTTGCTGGACTCCTTGgccctcttcacctcctccagcCGTTCTTCAGGCGTGCTTTTCTTCATGCAGACCCTGCTCAGATGCGTCGTCAGCATGTCCTGTGGTTTTTCACACAGCAGGCAGTGAACGATGCGACGATCGGATTTCTGGCTGTGAGACAAAGCAGACACACCAAAGATTACAactgtgaaaatgaatgaatgtttttgctTGCTGTTGTGGCTGGACTGTctattacataaaatatacagttaaaatataaaatatacataaaattaaaaatatacagaaaGTTGTGGTTTAAGAGGGAAGTATTCCACTAGTTCAGTTTCCTTTTAAAGCAAAACCTCTCATACTGTAGTGCTACCAGAACTGGTTTTTCAGCATTCTTAGGACAGAGGCCTGAGTTGTGCTAAAGTGGCTGACCAATTCACACTTCACCCTTGACCTAATTTAGGTCACCAAAAGTTCCAAGTCACTCCTTTGGAATctatttcacatgtttttggGATGAGAAACAAGCCTTAATTTAAACAGAtaatagaaaaacacagagtGAAAACTATATTTGGGTTTTTCACAATTTGCTTATTATCAACATTAGTTTTATCCTGCCTTTATCCATACCATGTCAACTGAATTGTCAATAACAGGCACAGATGTGATCAGACACAACACAAATAGTAAAAATCCACTAGAGAAAAGAAATTTGAACTTACTTGTCGGCTTTTGCTGCCATTTtcctaaaataaaaagaagtccTTGGGAAGGGAGTGAGAGTCTTGGGATGAAAGTATAGAAAATTCTGCCAAAGACAAGGAGCACAAAAACAGGAGTGTAGCTCAAGTAGAAAATTTCCTTGCAAAGGGCAAAAGGTGGTCTCTGCAGTCAGAATCGAAAACAAAGTGAATGAATGGTTCCTTACCTGCAGTACTTATTATCTGTGCAGCACCAGCTGTGTGATGTCATGGTCAAGCAGACCAATTAGGTTGCTTACTATTGTTTAGAGGGGGCAGGGGGTGAGGAGGGTGTGACTTTGTAAGCAAGACACTCAGTTAGACAAGACAGATTCTGCAGACAAGACAGAGCTCCAAACATCTGCAGAGGGAAGACATGGAGTGTGCTGGGATACAGAAGGAAGCAGGCCACAGACCATCAGCCTGCAAAGGAAGAAAGCATCTgcagagggaggaaagaaaTATCTAAACAGCAATTTGAATTGCTAACACTAAAGAGCTTCTATTCCACCTCATTATAAACCTACACACTCACTTTTTCATGTAGTCTCCTTcttaacattttattacatgtgatgattaaaaactttaaaactgaGACATGTGTGCCATACTGATGTGTGTGTCCAAAACACACCTCCATTGTTCTGAGATCACTGATCAGAGTATAATAGACCTGTCAAACTCTGAGTGGTTGCTAATAAAGATGTATTCATACATCAAACCTatttaaatgctccgtacttgtatagcgcctttctagtcttttcgaccactcaaagcgcttttacactacatctgcattcaccagtcacacacattcatacactgagcctaagtgctcaaacagaaactaacattcacactcattcatacactggcggaacagccgccaggggcaaatcggggttcagtatcttgcccaaggacacttcgacacgcaaccagggagccagggatcgaaccgccgaccttccgattaacagccaacccgctctacctcctgagccacagccgccccgtgTCATGTCACTAAGGAGGGTTAACTGTACAGGTTgtttacagacagaaacaaattgTTTGTATGTATGCTGGATGCTCCCTGACTGGTTAGCTGCAAACAACTTATTTCTGATGAAAGTTAAATTAAACAACCACATTCCAGGTAAACTTGCACCTGTGCACAGGTAGCTCTGCAGACAGTCATAGCTGTCCTGCAGCTGCctgtggggggaggggggcattTGCATCTGTACACAGGCTGAGAATGAGAGTGTGACACTCTGATTCAGCCAGCTTTCATTTAAGTCATTATTTCTGTTCTAGGAGACCAGGGTAAAATGAGTCTGCTTGTCCTGTATCTCTTACATTTTTGGGTGAGTTCAGGGTAAAATTCTCCCTCTTCAACAGGATCACATTTACTATACTATCTATAGCCTAGAGTCAGGCCTTTCACTGGAGACcaacattgtttattttgaaacttgTGTCTGCCTGGTGTCAGAGGTCAGATCTCTTAAAGTTTTTGGTATGCACTTCTGCCTAGCATTTTCAGAAATATGGTTGATGATACACACATTTAAAGCTTTCATCTTCCTCTGTACTGCAAGCCCAGGCCTACAAttcaaacatttcccaaaatgtcaggcTCAGTATTTCAGGCCAACATTGTATGTAATGATCAGAATAATCAGATTTCCCTACACTGAAcatgtaataaaatgtgttatgtaactcatctttgtcttttcttACATTTGacttactttatttaaaaacaaatcagtcaTGGTCAGCCCACCCCCCTCTTGGCTGCTGCAGAAAGGTGGGAGGGACTATCAAGTGGACATATAAGGTGAGACCTCAGAGGCACCATGTACTCAGTTCTtcaagaaaacactgaagatTCCTCCTGCATTTTTCCTTTGTTTGTAAACTAGCCTTTTCATTTGTGAAGAATGGCTCCCAAGCGGTAAGTTCAGATcatttgtattttctgtctttacattttaaGAATGCATTCACGTGTACTAACATCTGTAAGCTTCAGTAAATAATCTATTTCTTGTTATTTAACAGCCTTACTGCTGTACCCAGGTGGCCTGTTGGTTGACAATACTATGAGCAAAAATCTAGCAAAACACTCCTTAATGACTAAATTACTACAGTTATTCTTTTCTTAACTTTGAGTTAACTACAAGCTGTATGTGTTTTGACTTAGAAATAATAAgtatagaaaataataatttgacaagAACATATATTTGATCATGGCCTaaaatccaaaaacaaaggctttTTCAGAGGCAGCAGTCTGGACTGCAGTGTGGCATTGTAATTAGAGTGCCCAATTTGCACCTCATTGTATTAGGATCACACCAGCCCCCTCCCTTTTGAATCTGTTTCACCTTCAAAGTTTTTCTTTATATGACATAAGTAAACATGTCTGTGTTGAGAATGTGATTATTGTGCCATTTAGGTCAAATCCAATCTTTTTTTCCCATCAACTCtattaaattcaattcaattttatttatgtagcgccAAATCAAAAACTTCCTTGTCTCAAGTCTTTctggattattttgttttatgaaaCGATTTTAATCAAACTAAACCGTCTACCTTCTCTCTCACAGTGACAAGGATCGCCGCATCATTTCCTGTCTGCAGTGTTTCAGACCACAGGAGCTGTTGCCTAACCACCTGTTAAGAGTCTGCCTGAAGAACCACACAAATGAGGAGAGGAATGCAGAGGTGGACAGAGCCAAAAAGTCGATGAAGGCCTGGACCCTTCAAGGCAGAACCTGGGACTACAACGTCATGGTCAGGCGGTACCCCGATGAGGCTTCCAGACAGGCTCTTCTGGAAGACCTTCGTGACATGCATTTTTTAATTCTTAATGACCCCATGGACACACCTGCTGAATCCAGTCACAGACCACCAGGCGCTGCAGTTGAAACTTGCAACAAAAAGTGAGTTGTTATTCACTagtattactttttatttaatgcagAGTCATTAAATTTAAATCTTGGAACGCTGCCAGGCACAGATACAGAAACATTTCTAACTGGCCtccttatttgtttgtttttttcatcaaaTCATTCTAGACCTGCTCAGCCGACTCTCCAAGACTGCCAGAGCAGAGTGTCACAGATGGACATGCTGGACATCCGCAGGAGGCTCCTGGATCAGCAGCATGTGGAAGAAGACCAAAGGACGCTGTTCCGTTACTTCTGCGAAGCCATCCTGGTCCTGAGATACTTCCAGCGACCAGAAGCAGTGAGGGCATTTACAGTAAGTACTTTGACTTTATACACACTGAGGAAACACTGTACAGTAAG
The Micropterus dolomieu isolate WLL.071019.BEF.003 ecotype Adirondacks unplaced genomic scaffold, ASM2129224v1 contig_516, whole genome shotgun sequence DNA segment above includes these coding regions:
- the LOC123964094 gene encoding uncharacterized protein LOC123964094, which gives rise to MAPKRDKDRRIISCLQCFRPQELLPNHLLRVCLKNHTNEERNAEVDRAKKSMKAWTLQGRTWDYNVMVRRYPDEASRQALLEDLRDMHFLILNDPMDTPAESSHRPPGAAVETCNKKPAQPTLQDCQSRVSQMDMLDIRRRLLDQQHVEEDQRTLFRYFCEAILVLRYFQRPEAVRAFTASDWVNKTHVEGRIRIGVSELTASTKKSATFSLAVEDSAMLDAYFHKVRPACLQDSVDDQGRFFLSKQGIPVGNVASDLNRLHEQYELPSFSSQEVRRAHRFSTSTCSPSDEPADERIGRKKKRGRGAADQDDRDFGAFLQHFPAT